Within Vidua macroura isolate BioBank_ID:100142 chromosome 11, ASM2450914v1, whole genome shotgun sequence, the genomic segment CAGTCCCCCGGCGGTCCCCCATCGCCGGCGGGCTGACGGTGACGCCCTGTCCCCGCAGGGGCTGGAGGCGGCTGACAGTGACCCCAGCGTGCCCCCCTATGACACGGCCCTCATCTACGACTACGAGGGCTCGGGCTCGGTCGCCAGCCCCCTCAGCTCCATCGTGTCCAGCCTGACGGACGAGGACCAGGACTACGACTACCTGAGCGAGTGGGGGCCCCGCTTCCGCCGCCTGGCCGACCTCTACGGGCACTAGCGGGgatggggggcaggaggggacacccccctgcccagggaggggctggggcaggcacGGGGCAGCGGgcagctcacacacacacacacacaggagaTGCCCAGAGGCGGCGGCTTCACGAATGGACCCCCACAGGATGCCCGGCTGCAGCGGCTTTGCACACGCGTGTGCAACGAGAGGCCGCCGCGCAGGGGGTGCACACCCACACGCCCcgcagagcccagctcagcaaaCCTGGGGGGAGGACGCCCGGGTGAGCCCCacacagctggggaagggggcGAGGAGACCCCTGGGCACCCCCACAATAAAGAGCGGGGGTTGGTGGCGGGGgtgtgtgaccccccccccccacaccagcGACCCGTAGAAACAAGGCACTTTTATTGGGAGCCGGCAGCACTCCCGGGGGGGCTTCACCCCCgccccagggctcccagcaccGCCGCTCCTGGGGCGGGATCCGGCCCcaccgcggggggggggcgctgctcccccagcccgcCCGCCGCACTCGTCCTGCTGCTCCCGTAACATCCCCGGGCGGGGGTCCCTGCTCAGCCCCCCCAGCACGGCTACATCTCGCAGGGGGGGTCCGGGGAGCGCAGCATCCTCTTGGTGGAGGCGGCCAGGCGGGAATAGTCGTGGGGGATGGCGTGGGGGGCCAGCAGGGGCAGGTGGTCCTCGCGGGGGGGCCGGCGGAACAGGGGCGGGCGGCGCTGGCTCTCGCCGTCCTGCAGGGACTGGGGCAGCCCCCGGCCCTGGCTCTCGGGCAGTAGCATGATGCTGAGCACGGCCAGGATGGCGAAGGAGGCGAACACGACGTGGTGCAGGAAGAAGCCGCGGCTGTTGGGGATGGCGGTGATGGGCGCCGCGGCCTTGCCCACGAAATTGGCCCCCACGACCAGGCCCAGCCCGGCGCCCCTGCGGGAGGAACACGCTCAGGGGGGGCCCTGCCCGGTGCCCCCCGCTCCGGGGTAGCACAAGATGGGGGCAGCTCCCCCTTACCTGACCACGGTGGGGAGAACCTCGCTGGCAAAGAAGATGCTGAGCATGGTGACGGCGTGGGAGGCGGCCGTGCCCACCACGGACAGGGTCAGGACAATGAGCTCCAGCAGGTCTGCGAGGGGGGGGGAAGCACATCAGGGGGCAAATCCTGCACCCACCTCTCTGTACCCTCTCTTccccctggctggggctgcgtcccgggggtcccgcgggGGTCTTACACTGGGtgagggccagcagcaggagggaggagatGCCGGTGAGGACggtgcagagcaggaggatggCGCGGCGCCCGAAGCGCTCGGCCGTCAGGCACACGAAGAGGCAGGCGGCCGTCTCGGCGCCCACCAGCACCAGGTGCGAGGAGAAGAAGTGGGGCAGGTGGGGGACCAGGTTGCGGGTGAAGCAGTGGCGGATGCCGGAGCCGATGAACCTAAGGGACAGCGGGGTCAGGGGGCCGCgagtgggacccccccccccccggcccaCGGCCaccccgccgccccccccgccGCTCACGCCGCGAAGCCGAGGATGACGCCGTTCTTCCAGATGACCCTGGTGCTGCAGATCTCACAGACTGAGTGGTACCGGGGCCGCGGGGGCCCCTCGGACAGGGCCTCCAGCTCTGCCGGGAGAGGGGAAACCAGGATAGAGCCGGCTCTGTTACGCCACCCGCACAGCCACGGCTTTGGGGATGGGGCTGATCGCCCTCGGAGTCCCCCCCACGCACCCGCGAGGAGGCTGTCCTGGGGGCAGTTTTCTTCAGCCAGTGCCTGCAGGGTCTTCCTGGCCCTCTCCAGTTGCCGTGTGGCCAGCAGCCAGCGCGGTGACTCCAGCAGCAGTGCGGGGCACCTGGGGCACGAGTGTCGGGTCACGGGGCTCCCCACGGGCCTGGCCACCCTCCAGCACTGACCTTCCCACCGGGTTTCAAAGCAACGCTGCCCAGAAACCCTCAGCTTCAAACCTGAGCAAATATTTACCCAGGGTGGGGGGGTTCCCACTCCTCTGGAGAGCCCCGGGTGGCCTTTGATCCCCACCGTGGCCCCGGGCAGGGTGTCCCGGGCTGGGAAGAGCTTGGCAccagccccggggcacagcccagccccacgcAGCCCCTTTCCCGGTGGGTCCTTACCaccagctggcagccagcagggccaggatcaTGGTGACGGCGCCCTGCAGCACCCGCCAGTCCCggcacagcagggccagccccggcagcagcagctccccggcGATCCAGAAGAATCCGGCCACCATCGTCACCGCCAGCCGGTGCGGGGGgtcacacagctccagccctggcagggagcgAGGGGGGCACAGTGGGTGCCAAGGACACGGGGCATCCCGCAGCCTGGAGCATCCTGTATTCCAGCCCATGGTACATCCCGCAGCCTGGAGCATCCCGCATCCCCCACACCCCTCCGGATGGCCCCATCACACTCACGTGCCACGTAGAGGGCGAGGAAGGCTCCTGCCAGCGCGGCCCCGAAGAGCAGCCGTGCCACCAGGACCATGAGGAAGTCCACAGCCAGTGCCACGCCGAGGCCCACGGGCACGGCCAGcgccagggacagcaggaaggTGGGACGGCGGCCAAACctgccagggatgggctgtgaggggctgggCACGGTGCCCCCTGCCCGCGGGGGCTGCCCGGGGACCCCCATTACCTGTCACAGGCCAGGCCGGCGGTGACACTGCCCAGTGTCCAGCCCAGCAGGTGCGTGGTCTGCTCCAGGGGCACCTTCCAGCGCGAGGCGCACACCAGGTCCCACTGCGGGGACACAGCGGGGAGCTGTCAGCGTGGGGGGCTTGGCAGACCCCCTGACTGCCCGCAGGGCTGGGACGGATGGGGCGGCAGGGCTCCTGGAGAGCCCCCACCCCACAAACAGAAACGTGGGGACAGTACCGGTGATTCCAAGAGCCCTGgatgctctccagcccctcagcgcccttccccagggctcctccagccagccccagaCCCCCTCCAGGGGGTCATTGCTCCCCCTGCACATCCAGGGCTTTCCCGTGGCATCCTTACCGGAGCCCCCAGCAGGCTCTGGTGGCTGAGACCCCCCAGTTTGTTCCCCCCGACTCCTCGCAGGTTTCCACCCCCAGAGCGTTGCCAGGGCCCTCCCTTAACCCCTCCTTTACCCACGGGACCCCTCGGCCCCCTCCAGCGCCGCAGAATGCCCCATGCCCGGGGGTCCCCCCACTCTCCCCAGGCCCGGCACCCCCCTCGGTCCCACCACCCCCGTGCCCACCTGCGTGACGAGGTTGGCGCGGAGGCCGGCGGCGGGCAGCGCGTAGTGCCAGCCGCGGGTGCAGGGCCCGGTGCCGTTGGGGCGGGGGCCTCCGGAGGGGTACCGGTACAGCTGGCAGGGGCTCCAGCCGCCGCGGAGGCGCGGCACGGCGGCGCGGAGCAGCGCGGGGCCCCCgaggcggcggagcggcggcggcagcagcgcggTGTCGGGGCGGCAGCGGTGCGGGGGCTCCGCGCCCAGCGCCCAGCCCAGCGCCCAGCCCAGCGCCAGCGCCGCGCACGGCGCCCacccccccgccgcccgccggccccgcggccgcgaCCCCCCGAGCGCCATCGCCGCGGCCACCGCCACCCGCGACCGCCACCCCACAGCGCTCGGGCTCGGCGCCGGCAGGTGGGGCGGCACCGGCCGGACCCGCCCCGCGGCACCGCCCCGACGGCTCCCTGCGGATCTGACCCCCAGCCCCGGTTCAGACCCCTCCCCAGTCCCGGTTCggacccccagccccggttCAGACCCCTCCCCAGTCCCGGTTCAGACCCTTAGCCCCCGTTCaaaccccccccagccccggttCGGACCCCTCCCCAGTCCCCGTTGAGACCCCCCCAGTCCCGGTTCGGACCCCTCCCCAGTCCCGGTTCggacccccagccccggttCAGACCCCTCCCCAGTCCCGGATCTGACCCCCAGCCTCCGTTCAGACCCCTCCCCAGTCCCGGTTCGGGCCCCCAGCCCCGGTTCAGATCCCCCCAGTCCCGGTTCGGACCCTCAGCCCCGGTTCAGACCCCTCCCCAGTCCCGGATCTGACCCCCAGCCCCGGTTCAGATCCCTCCCCAGTCCCGGTTCGGGCCCCCAGCCCCCGTTGAGACCCCCCCAGTCCCGGTTCGGACCCCTCCCCAGTCCCGGATCTGACCCCCAGCCTCCGTTCAGACCCCTCCCCAGTCCCGGTTCGGGCCCCCAGCCCCGGTTCAGATCCCCCCAGTCCCGGTTCGGGTCCCCAGCCCCCGTTCagaccccccccagccccggttCGGACCCTCAGCCCCGGTTTGCTCCCCCACAACACGAGGCTCAGTTCTGGTCTAGATCAGCCCTCAAGGCCGGTTTGTCTGCCCAGCCCGGTTCACAaaccccagccccgctcccgaTCCCCGGCCCCGTTCACAaaccccagccccgctcccgatccccggccccgctcccgatccccggccccgctcccgaTCCCCGGCCCCGTTCACAaaccccagccccgctcccgatccccggtcccgctcccgatccccggccccgctcaccCCGCTCAGTCCAGGTTCGCTCCCCCCAACACTGGACCCAGTTCCCACAGCCcgctgcacccccagcctggtttgccccctcccagcccccccagTTTGGTTCTCCAAGCCCCATTCCCCCCACCTCGGCCCCCCTTtgccctcccccagccctgcttgtCCCCCAGCCCCGGTTCACCGCCCCCACCCCAGCTCTCCatggtgctccagacccctctCTCAGGACTGGGGgaccccccagcccagctggttATGGGGGTCCTGGGGTGCAGCCGGGGGTTCCAGGACCCATCTGTGAACACCCACAAAGGCACCCAGGTCCCCCCAAACCTCAGAGGGGGCCAGTGGAATCTGTGACACCCCCTCCAGGAAGGGAATGTGTTGGCACCCAGCACCACGTGAGCCCGTGGGAAGAGCCAACAGAGCAGCCAAACTGCAAACAGGCtttatttccctcttccttctAAAATTTACTCACAAATGTGATTTCTGGGGGCAGCAGCATCACTCAGGGTGCTCGGCTTCAGACCTGCAATGGTGGAAAAACTCCATCTGCAAAATCACAttgaaaatcactgaaaaatcaCACCTGCAAACTCACATTGAAAAatcacactaaaaaaaaatcccatctgcatttttttttgcctccctCTGAGGGATCCACACCCCCACACACGTCTGGGAGTTACAGCACCAGGAGGAAAACTGAGCCTGGAGGCTCCCAAGGTCACCAGCACCGTGGTCAGATGAGCCTATGGGACTTTCCAGCTCTACATGCCCATGAAAGACCTCTCTGTGACCAGAGACAAATTTATGGCTGTTCAACAAAATAAAGACAGGGATGGAAATTAATGCAAGACCAAGTGTTACCTGTGGCTGCTTTCTTGAAGCCCCTGACACAGGAGCAGCCCCCGGTCCCAGTGCTGGCTCCAGGGCCCCATCACACTCATCCCACAGCTCAGCAaaagggtggggggaaaaatccCTCTGGGTGCAGCTAGGACatggcactgctgtggctgtgtgagCCCCAGTcctggtgccagcagtgccaaggcaggggctgagggctgggcaggggacgGAGGGACCCCCGTGGCTCTTCCAAAGCTGCTGTGATGTGTTGGAGTGAAATCCTCCAGGATCCCCCTGCCCCGACTGTGGAAAATTCCTCAAGTGGCTGCAAAGCTGATGGCAGCGAggggggagctgggggctgaATCCAGGGGTCCTCCCTGGTCCCCAGCAGAGACAGTTGGAGAAcccagagctggcagtgggGGTCCATGGGGGCCACCCCTCGCTCCTGCCTGGGGTTGGCAGCTGCAGCCATCAGGAaaggctgggcagcaggaggaaggcaggCACAGAGGTCCTGGGAAGGCACTGGGATCTGCCTCCAGCTGCATCCCTGAGCTGCTGAGTGAGGACTGAGTTTGCCTGGATCCACCCATCCCTGTCCAGACTCTGCAACCCCAAAACAGCATCTCCTGCTCAGTCACTCTGGGGGCAGTGAATTCACCAACACAGGGGGGTCCCCTCTCCTCACGACCCACCCCGGGAGGGTTCCAATCCCACTGCACACAGAGAGGCATGGAAGAGAGAATGATgtttaaaatcatagaatagtttgggttggaagggaccttaaagctcatcttgtcccatcccctgccatgggcagctgATCTGAGCAACCTTTTCCTTGACAGGGAAACTGCTGCCCAGGGTGAACTATAAAtacaaagataattttaattaatttatttatttctttacacaTAACTGAAAGTGATGTTACAGTACATAAGTTATTTACAACTGTGCAGTAATGtgttgcaaaataaattatctagAAGGCAGCAAAAGTACATTGTTAATGTATATAAAAACTGTACAGCATTTATGGGatacaatttttctttatatgagTATTGGCTCTGTAGTGTTTTCAAGTTATGTTCTCAGAAAGAGAAACGAAATGCCCaagattaaaggaaaaaatatataaaccaCGTGGATTTTACTCCATTAAAAACACAGTTGGCAAAGTCCTTTCTCTGCGTCGCCGTCTCCCCGGCCGTGCCGCCCCGGCGGCTCCTCTGCCCGTCCCCAGCGGCTGCTGCGGGGCCACCGGCACATCCCGGAGCTGTCCCCGCTCCGGAGCCGCCGCTGCCCAACTTGGACACTGtcctttttgtttctaattggggtttttttttttgtgatttttttttttttttgtagtatttttttgtttctttgtttttttttttttttttttagacataCCCATGATGGAACGAGAAACTCAAACAccaccccccccctcccctccccccatGGTTTCCTACTGCAGCTTCTCCGAGAGGAGATCCGCGCCCGGTGGAAAACAGAGAGCTGGAAATCACGGTGTTCACAAGTACATGGTTCACGTGGTTGCTGGCCCCGCTCAGCAGCTTCtgcaacacacacacacggtGTCCTTGGCCTCGTCCCTCCGCGCCTCGGCCAGTCCCGGGGCCGCTGAGCGCCCGCTGCCCGCGCTGCCCGGAGCCTCCCCGCCGCGGGCGCCGGCGGGAAGGAGCTGTGCCCGGCCCGCTGCCCCGCGGAGCCGCGTCAGTCCGGAAGCGAGGGACACGTCGTGAAGAAagtgcaattatttttcttattgttttgttttctgccgatagctgcttcctcctcctctgaccAGGGATTCATCAGCAAGCGGTTAAGGGTGAATGTGAGCTCGACCGCCCGACCTCGGAGCGCTCCCGTCCTTGCCAGTGTTCAGAGATGTCTCCTGGGTTGGAACTGTCATGCCGGCAAGAGCACAAAGTCATCGTTCACGTCGACCATTGGCACATAGAACGAGGGCACCTCGTTCACGCAGAGGGATTTGTGCCCCGCGGGGTCCAGCTCCTGCACCTTCAGCTGCCACTCCATCCTCTGCACCGCGTTCAGGGCAGCTGCTTCGTGTTGCTGTCTCATGAGCAGGCATGTCTGGATTGGGAAACAACAACGGGACGTGAGGGCTGAGtggcaggcagaggcaggggacATGCAGCCACTGACACCTGGATTTGGAAtctctgctgagcccagctccagcaggagccGAGGCAAACCCCAGAGTTGGGGCTTGAAAGGCTTGTCAGCACTCCAGAGCATCCACTCCCATGCAACACTGCCCTGACAATCTCCGGACACCCACTCTGTGCTGGAAACCACTGAGGCAGTTCCCAGGCTCCAGCCACAGGCAGATCCCTCCTGGAATGCCCCTGCCTGGAGCACGGGGCTCCCACAGCTCTCACCTTCATCCGGTCGTACTTGTCATCCACGTCCTGCAGCCAGGAAATGAACTGTCGCGCGTTGAAGCGGTCTCTGACCGATTTGTTTTCATCTCCCTACAGACAGGACAGCAAAGGGAGGGATTAGTTTTGTACTTTAAGCAGTTACAGGTCTCACAGGCCATATTCAAGCCCCTCCTGGGGTGCACACTCCTCAGAACCGTggtgcctgcagggagggaggacgGACAtcactgctgccagctgctcctgcagccctttcCAGGGATTCAGCCTCAGGAGGGGATGCACCCATGTGCACATACTCCCTGTTTCTCCTTGCTCTGCAGGGAATCTGTCCATGTCAGCCCATCACAGCTCCTGCACCTCTCTGACTCCTTCAACGGACgccaggaaagcagcagcacagacacttGGCTGGGAAATGCCGACGGATAAATCAGAGCTCCTGGATCAATACACAGCTCGCTAATAACTCCCAGgatgctgtccctgcccaggatCCCTCCTGCAATGCAGCAGTGGAatgtttctcttcccttccttccacaGGAAGAGACACCCCAGAGTGTAAAGGAAACCTTTCCAGTGTGCAGATGATCCTGACCAAGAAGGATGGAGGGACCCAAGACTCATTGATAAAGCTGAGCCATCTCTGCTTCTGTAACAGACATGAACCCCCTGTATCCCACATTCAATTAGACAATTAGACAAATGATGTTCCAAGTCACAGAATaatttggattggaagggaccttaaaggcctcattccattatcccaggttgctcaaaacGCATCCAACCAgatcttggacacttccagggatccaggggcagccacagctgctctgggcaccaattccttcccaatatcccatctaaccctgtccTCTGGGGGAGGTGACATCTCGCACCTGTGTGCCATGGTGGGAGACCTGAGCAAGGAGAGCATTAGTAACTCCTGCCTCCATGCTTCCTTCCATCCCTCCAGAAAAGCCCATCTCCCTCAGGGTCTTGCAGAGGCCCTGAGGCCCTTCCTCACCAGTGAGCCAGACACTGACCTGATTTTCCAGAGGCATGTTGTACACCTCGGAGTCCAGCAGCATGGTGCAGGCACTGAAGGGCACGGCCTGGTTGGCAATGGTCCTCGCTGCCCGGCAGTGCACCCTCAGGATCTCCTGCTCGCAGGAGACGATGAGCTTCTCctgaggaagagcagagcagtgagcGTGGCAGCCTCAGCCTCGCCAGCAGGGGAAATTCGGGGCCTGCTCCCCAGCTGGAGTGTCCCCTTACCCGCTCTATGCTGTGCTGCAGCCGCAGCTTGCCCCGCACGGCCTCCTGCTGCTTGAAGAGCTCCTTGAGCGGCTCCGCGAGCGACGGCGGCGGCGCGATCTGCGGGCACAGGCAGGGGGTGAGAGCAGCACCTCTGTGGGGCACAGCCCGGGGGCTGCCTGCCCCCCAAAATGTGTGCTGGCCACAGAGGGGGCAGGGACATCCCGTGGGGTGCCTGTGGAGAAGCTCTGCCAAGGACAAGGTCCTGCCAGTGCTCATACTCGGTGAGGGTGAGGACTTGGCAAGAACAACCAGAGCCCGAGCCGCCCTcgtgctgcagggcagggtgtGCAGCTAGGAATGGAGCCTGGTCACACTGAcccttctcctccagcctggagcCCAGATTTATCACCTGCAGCACCAAGTTTATTGATGCGTTTGTATTAGcgaggctgctcctgcagcacagcagtcaAATGCTGACCCCAGTGCCAAGTCCAAGAGGAGAGCTTGAGAAAATGATGGCAGGAGTTAAGAGCCATCTTTTTCCCATGTTCCAGGATCATTATCCTGTACTACACTGCTGTAAGAGCAGTTTTACCTTCCAGCCTCAAATCCAGTGGATTCTTACAAACTTTGCTCTAAAGCCTGACCAACCCTCAGgtccctcagcacagcccaaggTCTTCTGTGCAAAAATGCAGCAACTCAAGGGCTGCATTTACCACACAGCCAGGCACTTACCCAGGCTCAGGTTTGCTGTCAGATTCTAAAGGCAGGTTGGGGCACGTTGGCATTGCAAGGTGGTGACAGGGCATGGGGACAACTTAGATGTGTCTGTAACAGTGAGGGGGGGGGGACAGGTCCTGAAGCTAAGGAGAGAAGGTGACTCACCACTGGAATATGGAGCTTGCTTAGGGGTTTGCCATCCAACAGGTAGGAGCCTGTGTAGGTGACATACTCGGCGTAGCACTGCGGAGCTTGGGGAGTGATGTAGCACAGGATTTTCCGCTTCTCCTCAATCTTCTTCCTGATCTGGAGGTACTCGAAGTAGGGGTTGGACCTGTCGCTGTGGTAAGGTTCGATGTCGTCCAGTTTGATGGCATCGACGATAGCTGCCAGTGTCTGCTGGATCATCTCCCTCGTCTGCTGGGTGGACGTGTtgatctgctgctgcagctgctggttgGAGCGCTGGAAGCGGCGCTTCCGCGGGTGCTGAGCCTGGGAATCGTCCTCCTCCGTGACGCGGCCTTTGGCACGCGTGACGGGCGCAGAGACGGGAGGAAATTCCTTCTCGGATGCGGCGGCGTTCTGCTTGTTTTGGTTGGCGAGCATCTGAGCCCGGTTCCTGGTAATCCGCTGAGGAATCTCTTCTATTTTGGGTGGTTTGGGAGCTTCTGCTACCGGTTTTTGTACTGGTTCCACAATTTCTGCTTGAGCATTGCCGGGAGGCGCGTCCGCCTGGGATGGCGGGGCCTGGCTCCCACCACGGGCCGCGGCACCGTCCTGTGGAACGCCGGCCTCGGAGCCGGCCACGGgcacaggacagggctgggagctgccctctGCCACCCCCGCAGCCGACGACAGCTCCTCGTGCACAGCCTCCACCTCTTTGCTCTCTGCCTGCGCGGGCTCGGACGGGGTCTGCTGGAACACCTGCGCTTCCGAgtcctctgctgccttctcctcagCTGCGTTCAGCGCTTCCGAGGCGGCTTCTTGTGTGGCCACTTCTggtttctgctcctctgctggtGGCTCTGTGTCCGTGGGCAGGGTGGCCGCTGCCTGGCTGGCCGGCGGCTCCTCCGGCTCGCCGGACGCTATCGCGGACGCGCCGGCTTTGATGATCCCGGTGCTCGgttctggagctgctgctgggctttcCTCCACCGCTTCTGCCTCGGTCATCTCGGTCTCTGCAACGTCCTTAGGCTGGagtggcagctctgggagcgAGAAGGGGCCAAGGTCCAATTCATCCTCGGTGTTGGTGAAGGGGTCGGGCCACGTCACCGCCTCCTCCGCGTTCGCAGGTGCTGTGTTGCTGCTTTCCAAATAGTTGTTTTCTGGTGCAGCAACGACTTCGGCCTGAGGTTCTGCCGGCACACACGGGGGCTCTGGAGGGATCTCCGGTGCTTCTTCTGGAAGAGGCTTGCAGTTGTTGAAGAAGGTGTCTAACCTAGTAGGGGACATGTACGGAGCCTGCTCTTCAGCATTTGCAATTTCTCCTGGAACTGCTTCCTCAGCATCCTCCTTGACTTCCTCCAGCCTCGGTTCAGACACTGACAGAGGGTATGAGATGGGAGAAACGGGGTAGGAAGTCTCTGTGGGAATGAAGGCTACTGGCGCGGGATGAATCGGCTCTAGGGAACAGAGCGGAGGTTTAGGGGACTCGGAGAACCTCTGGGGAGATTTCATCAGAAGCTCCGAGCCCATGGACCAGGTGACAGAGTGCTCTGCGGGGTTGCCCATGAGGCTGGGAGGAATGGCGGCGTCCGGGTTTCGGGAAGGAGGGTTATCCCAGTCTATGTTGTTTTGTTCGGGCATTCCCGAACTGAAATGGTTTTCTTCGATGGGTGGTAGGTAGGTGGATTCTGGTGGCATGATGGAGGCAGTGGCTTGCTGCTCCTCTGTGGTATCCAAGGGCATGCCGATGTCGGGGGGAAGAGCACTTTCCACTGAAGGAGCCAGCAACTCATCCCTGTGCGAAGGGGAGGATTTTGCTTGTAAACCAGAAAAGACACTTTCGGGAGATTGGGCGACCCCGCTGACAGCTCCCGGCGTGCAGTGCAAAGCTTCCACTTTGGGTGAGGAAACTCCATAATCCGGGGAGTAATACCCAGGAGACAAACACTGGAacttctcagcaggaacagaggGAAGGGGAACTTTCTCCTCCATTAAATGCTGCACAGGAGAGTCATAATTTGATGTTGCCGGGACACTTTGCTGTCTGAAAAACTTATCTCCAACGCTGAATTCCTCTTCGGGCGCCCTCCTGATATCCACTGAGATGGAACGGTAGAGGTTTGAGGAGGGTATGGTGCGAGTCGGGGTCTGACTGGGGTTCTCGGGGAGCCCGCTGGAAACGTTGGTGTATCTGTCAAAGAAGGAAGGGGAGCAGGCGTTCATGGACATGGTGGAGATGGGCAGCGAGTGCTGAGAGTCCGCGCACTCAAACATCAGGTCCGTGTAGTC encodes:
- the SLC22A31 gene encoding putative solute carrier family 22 member 31, translating into MALGGSRPRGRRAAGGWAPCAALALGWALGWALGAEPPHRCRPDTALLPPPLRRLGGPALLRAAVPRLRGGWSPCQLYRYPSGGPRPNGTGPCTRGWHYALPAAGLRANLVTQWDLVCASRWKVPLEQTTHLLGWTLGSVTAGLACDRFGRRPTFLLSLALAVPVGLGVALAVDFLMVLVARLLFGAALAGAFLALYVARLELCDPPHRLAVTMVAGFFWIAGELLLPGLALLCRDWRVLQGAVTMILALLAASWWCPALLLESPRWLLATRQLERARKTLQALAEENCPQDSLLAELEALSEGPPRPRYHSVCEICSTRVIWKNGVILGFAAFIGSGIRHCFTRNLVPHLPHFFSSHLVLVGAETAACLFVCLTAERFGRRAILLLCTVLTGISSLLLLALTQYLLELIVLTLSVVGTAASHAVTMLSIFFASEVLPTVVRGAGLGLVVGANFVGKAAAPITAIPNSRGFFLHHVVFASFAILAVLSIMLLPESQGRGLPQSLQDGESQRRPPLFRRPPREDHLPLLAPHAIPHDYSRLAASTKRMLRSPDPPCEM